The Vicia villosa cultivar HV-30 ecotype Madison, WI linkage group LG1, Vvil1.0, whole genome shotgun sequence genome includes a region encoding these proteins:
- the LOC131644575 gene encoding disease resistance protein Roq1-like, whose translation MANERLSSSSFFTYDVFFSFNPSDTTNGFTANLSQAFQRRGIKSFMETRDEITPDIFNLIVKSKSAVILLSENYASSSRCLEELAYILNNFDHATRSVCPIFYDVKYYEVRGFSGAYGEALARHEKNLKDNKGKLLKWKNALFEVTNLPRFHFQHGVGYDETAFIMKIVKEVSRKHYYAPLPNEDHLVGLEDPLEEVCSLMDLESDSVLKIGIFGMSGVGKTTLAGAVYNRIAHQFEGHCFLYVKGNAEIVHLQNKLLFDIVGEDIQIESAHRGASLIKEWLQQKKVLLILDDVDRLEQLEALVGGQDWFGSGSRVIITTRNRHLLAYQGVEITYNVKKLNDKYAYDLFILKAFGKRKVEPIYAELSYQIVAYAEGLPLTLKMLGSFLHGRSVDEWRTALARLNSTPDKKNDIQKVLRISFDNLGDDEKSVFLDIACCFKGYELTEVNKILCAHYGYNVKYHVDVLIGKSLITISSLDGKVKVHELIENMAKEIVRRESPDPGKHSRLWSHDDILDILKTNKGTDKIQIIHLDPPLIGDEVIKWDAEAFKKMENLKTLIIRKCHFSNAPKHFPSSLRVLQWWNYPSQELPCDFDPKQLVICMVPGLSVTPPQPFELFETCKRAARVMLQVSVRVLQAEATWRLVGLVSSVVGLLCYALSPSFNRLIGGWNSFKGVLYAVFSLVIITTILFGKESSLSTQYVQYKAYMKFAVLMIISLYSFFYDNAVSGKPEIRSVVSNAAFALMSLSLSKLVKFGFEIGMFSYFLGCLVIQLWTIDRKLILVAIIFGCPLFVMQSSLDFEPEVSNGSQVINSNSQTMLLLTNRGQDIHLDIDSSSDATPEVNSGGEHVINVP comes from the exons ATGGCTAATGAAagattatcttcttcttcttttttcaccTACGATGTATTCTTCAGCTTCAATCCCTCAGATACTACCAATGGTTTCACTGCAAATCTCTCCCAAGCTTTCCAAAGAAGGGGAATTAAGAGTTTTATGGAAACCAGAGACGAAATCACACCGGAcattttcaatttaattgtaAAATCCAAATCTGCGGTTATCCTACTCTCTGAGAACTATGCTTCATCTTCACGTTGTTTGGAAGAACTTGCATATATCCTTAATAACTTTGACCATGCTACAAGGTCTGTTTGTCCGATTTTCTATGATGTGAAGTACTATGAAGTGAGAGGGTTTAGCGGAGCTTATGGTGAAGCGTTGGCGAGACACGAGAAGAATTTGAAAGATAACAAGGGGAAATTGCTGAAATGGAAGAACGCGCTATTTGAAGTAACTAATTTGCCTCGCTTTCATTTCCAACACGG GGTTGGATATGATGAAACTGCTTTTATTATGAAGATTGTCAAAGAGGTCTCTAGAAAGCATTATTATGCTCCTTTGCCCAATGAAGATCACCTAGTCGGATTAGAGGATCCTTTGGAAGAAGTGTGCTCCCTTATGGATTTGGAATCTGATAGTGTGCTCAAGATAGGGATATTTGGAATGAGTGGTGTTGGTAAAACAACACTGGCTGGAGCAGTTTATAATAGAATTGCACACCAATTCGAAGGTCATTGTTTTCTTTATGTCAAAGGAAATGCTGAGATCGTGCACCTCCAAAATAAGCTTCTTTTCGATATAGTTGGAGAAGATATTCAGATAGAAAGTGCCCATAGAGGTGCTTCATTAATAAAGGAATGGCTCCAACAGAAGAAAGTTCTTTTGATACTTGATGATGTGGATAGACTAGAGCAACTGGAGGCCTTGGTTGGAGGACAGGATTGGTTTGGTTCTGGAAGCAGAGTTATCATTACAACTAGGAACAGACATTTGCTAGCATATCAGGGTGTTGAAATAACATACAATGTAAAGAAGTTAAATGACAAATATGCATATGACTTGTTTATTCTCAAAGCTTTTGGAAAGAGAAAAGTCGAGCCAATATACGCAGAACTTTCGTACCAAATAGTAGCTTATGCTGAAGGGCTTCCATTGACCTTGAAAATGTTAGGTTCCTTTTTGCATGGTAGAAGTGTAGATGAATGGAGAACTGCATTAGCGAGGCTAAACAGTACTCcggataaaaaaaatgatatccAAAAAGTACTTAGAATAAGTTTTGATAATTTAGGGGATGATGAGAAAAGTGTTTTTCTTGACATTGCTTGTTGTTTCAAGGGATATGAATTGACAGAGGTCAACAAGATACTATGTGCTCATTATGGCTACAACGTGAAATATCATGTTGATGTGTTAATTGGTAAATCTCTCATAACTATTAGTAGTTTGGATGGTAAGGTGAAAGTGCATGAGTTGATAGAGAACATGGCTAAAGAAATTGTCCGTCGTGAATCACCAGATCCCGGGAAACATAGTAGGCTATGGTCTcatgatgatatacttgacattttaaaaacaaataag GGTACTGATAAAATCCAAATCATACATTTGGATCCTCCCTTAATTGGAGATGAAGTAATAAAATGGGATGCCGAGGCATTCAAGAAGATGGAAAATCTCAAAACACTTATCATTAGAAAATGTCACTTTTCCAATGCTCCCAAACATTTTCCATCTAGTTTAAGAGTATTGCAATGGTGGAATTATCCTTCACAAGAGTTACCATGCGATTTTGATCCAAAACAACTTGTCATATGCATGGTACCAGGCCTGAGTGTCACACCACCCCAGCCGTTTGAGTTATTCGAG ACTTGTAAGAGGGCTGCCCGAGTTATGTTGCAGGTTTCTGTGAGGGTTTTGCAAGCTGAGGCGACTTGGAGACTAGTTGGCCTTGTGTCAAGTGTAGTTGGCCTGTTATGTTATGCTTTGAGCCCTTCTTTCAACCGATTAATTGGTGGCTGGAACTCTTTCAAGGGTGTTCTTTACGCCGTGTTTTCTTTGGTTATCATTACCACTATATTATTTGGAAAGGAGTCTTCTCTTTCTACACAGTATGTTCAGTACAAAGCCTACATGAAATTTGCAGTTTTAATGATCATCTCATTGTACTCATTCTTTTATGACAATGCTGTGAGCGGGAAACCTGAAATACGGAGTGTGGTTTCGAATGCTGCGTTTGCTTTGATGTCATTAAGCTTGTCAAAACTGGTTAAGTTTGGATTTGAGATTGGTATGTTCTCTTATTTCCTAGGCTGTCTTGTGATTCAATTATGGACCATCGATAGGAAGCTGATTTTGGTAGCCATAATCTTCGGTTGTCCACTCTTTGTTATGCAATCCTCTCTGGATTTTGAACCAGAAGTCAGTAATGGAAGTCAAGTTATTAATTCAAATTCACAAACAATGTTATTGCTAACTAATAGAGGTCAAGATATTCATTTAGATATTGACTCCTCTTCAGATGCCACACCAGAGGTTAATAGTGGTGGTGAACATGTCATCAACGTTCCTTAG